In the Sulfurospirillum tamanense genome, one interval contains:
- a CDS encoding efflux RND transporter periplasmic adaptor subunit produces MQNRLIQSVCSVALVLFLTGCLGEETSQATPPARPAPVVKTLVVQPADIPLSYEYPAKVHSVQYVDVVARVPGQLMAKHFKEGQVVQKGDLLYEIDPAKYQATYNQAVASLGVQEAALKAAKRDWERTQALYEANALSQQVYDNALKTYDAAKASFEAAKATRDLAKIDLEYTKIYAPSSGVAGLALLDEGNYITSSSTKLVSITQVDPVHVAFSLPDRDILKHKEAFKGADVRLLMGGNPLENKGEITYMDATINPATSTIQARATFENPENILMPGLFTRVRLEGLVARNSIAIPQSALMQDATGSFVYVHQEGKVQKVPVVIDEPREGMFIIQSGLKGGEELILNSLTKLRPNAPVRVENP; encoded by the coding sequence ATGCAAAATCGGCTAATACAAAGTGTGTGTAGCGTAGCGCTAGTGCTCTTTTTAACAGGGTGTTTAGGGGAAGAGACCAGCCAAGCAACGCCACCTGCTAGACCCGCACCTGTAGTAAAAACCCTTGTTGTTCAGCCTGCGGATATTCCTCTAAGCTACGAATACCCCGCCAAAGTTCACAGTGTTCAATACGTAGACGTTGTAGCTAGGGTGCCAGGCCAGCTTATGGCAAAACATTTTAAAGAAGGCCAAGTGGTGCAAAAAGGTGATTTGCTTTACGAAATCGATCCTGCCAAATACCAAGCCACTTACAATCAGGCCGTGGCTTCTTTGGGTGTTCAAGAAGCGGCTCTTAAAGCAGCAAAGCGGGACTGGGAGCGCACGCAAGCGTTGTACGAGGCGAACGCGTTAAGCCAGCAAGTGTACGACAATGCGCTTAAAACCTACGACGCAGCAAAGGCTTCTTTTGAAGCAGCTAAGGCGACCCGCGACCTTGCCAAAATTGATTTAGAGTATACCAAGATTTACGCTCCTAGTTCAGGAGTAGCAGGCCTAGCTTTGCTAGATGAGGGGAACTACATCACCTCTTCAAGCACCAAGCTTGTAAGCATTACGCAAGTAGATCCTGTTCATGTGGCTTTTTCTTTGCCAGATCGTGATATTTTAAAGCATAAAGAGGCGTTTAAGGGTGCTGATGTGCGTCTTTTAATGGGGGGAAACCCCCTTGAAAATAAAGGCGAAATTACCTATATGGATGCCACTATTAATCCTGCAACTTCCACCATCCAGGCCCGTGCTACCTTTGAAAACCCTGAGAACATCTTAATGCCAGGATTGTTTACACGGGTTCGTTTGGAGGGTTTGGTGGCGCGCAACAGCATAGCCATTCCTCAAAGTGCGCTTATGCAAGATGCTACTGGCTCGTTTGTGTATGTGCATCAAGAGGGAAAGGTTCAAAAAGTACCCGTTGTGATTGATGAGCCTAGGGAAGGGATGTTTATCATCCAATCAGGCCTTAAAGGCGGTGAAGAGCTTATCCTCAATAGCCTTACCAAGCTTCGTCCCAACGCCCCTGTGCGCGTTGAAAATCCGTAA
- a CDS encoding TetR/AcrR family transcriptional regulator encodes METSTSLTPKGMVRYKKLLEAAGEVFLEEGFEKAGMNQIIQRSGGSLSTVYKIFGNKEGLFAAVLEYKMALIFEGIEQKIALGEEDLSGFLMAVGSEFLDLVSTQDAVLFHRLIISEGHRDNGKLGKLFLDHAGDKIATLITLRLDAAKAQGKIRVQDTNLASHQFLHALKDPFLFRRVLGVEIDISPEAKARALTQLVGIFCKGL; translated from the coding sequence ATGGAAACATCAACCAGTCTAACGCCCAAAGGCATGGTCCGATACAAGAAACTCTTAGAAGCCGCCGGAGAGGTTTTTTTGGAAGAGGGTTTTGAAAAAGCGGGTATGAATCAAATCATCCAACGCTCAGGTGGCTCGCTCTCAACAGTGTATAAGATTTTTGGAAACAAAGAGGGGCTTTTTGCTGCGGTGCTTGAATACAAAATGGCGCTCATTTTTGAAGGGATAGAACAAAAAATAGCCTTGGGAGAAGAGGACTTAAGCGGCTTTTTGATGGCTGTTGGTAGTGAATTTTTAGACTTAGTGAGCACGCAAGATGCGGTGTTGTTTCACCGTTTGATTATTAGCGAAGGACATCGTGACAATGGAAAGCTTGGCAAATTGTTTTTAGACCATGCTGGCGACAAAATCGCAACATTGATTACCTTGCGCCTTGATGCGGCCAAGGCGCAAGGTAAGATTCGTGTCCAAGATACCAATTTAGCAAGCCACCAATTTTTGCACGCCCTTAAAGACCCCTTTTTATTTCGGCGGGTTTTGGGGGTAGAGATTGACATTTCGCCCGAAGCAAAAGCACGCGCTTTGACCCAATTGGTGGGGATTTTCTGCAAGGGGCTCTAG
- a CDS encoding Na+/H+ antiporter subunit E translates to MKFTFFSFSFLVRFSLFFGTLLILSEGRLSTPLLLMCALGLTLIYQAVSLGKGHRLHLGNTLRFVPFFLYHSFLGALGVAKLIFKRDIALSPRYHTLTLRGNPSTNAITGNVFSLMPGTLSVALRPHALTLHILDESLFDEALIQQTHQKLESLFILSSGSA, encoded by the coding sequence ATGAAATTTACCTTTTTTTCCTTTTCCTTTCTCGTGCGTTTTAGCCTCTTTTTTGGCACCCTATTGATTTTGAGCGAAGGGCGCCTTAGCACTCCTTTGCTTTTGATGTGCGCCCTTGGTCTCACTCTTATCTACCAGGCCGTCTCCCTGGGAAAAGGGCACCGCCTCCACCTTGGCAACACCTTGCGGTTTGTACCTTTTTTCTTGTACCACTCTTTTCTTGGCGCCCTTGGGGTTGCTAAGCTGATTTTCAAACGTGACATTGCCCTTTCGCCACGCTACCACACGCTCACCCTTCGCGGCAACCCTTCCACCAATGCTATCACGGGCAACGTCTTTAGCCTTATGCCAGGAACCCTTAGTGTAGCGCTTCGTCCACACGCTCTAACCCTACACATTTTAGATGAGTCGCTTTTTGATGAGGCCCTCATACAACAAACACACCAAAAGCTTGAATCCCTTTTCATTCTCTCAAGCGGGAGTGCTTGA
- a CDS encoding monovalent cation/H+ antiporter complex subunit F: MYFIVAVVLLINIMVAFWFVLRTSGEGDKLLTSLLLSTTGICILLVFYGLSGEGSFLDIGLVFALLSAVAGVVFSKRTWGAH, from the coding sequence ATGTATTTTATTGTGGCGGTGGTGTTGCTCATCAATATCATGGTCGCGTTTTGGTTTGTGTTGCGTACCTCTGGCGAGGGCGACAAATTACTCACTTCACTCTTGCTTAGCACCACAGGTATTTGTATTTTATTGGTATTTTACGGGTTAAGCGGAGAGGGGTCTTTTTTAGACATTGGCCTTGTTTTTGCCTTGCTTTCGGCGGTAGCGGGAGTGGTTTTTTCTAAGCGCACATGGGGAGCGCACTGA
- a CDS encoding cation:proton antiporter has protein sequence MLGAFLVGLGAVFITIGTVGLIRFPDLYSRLHALAKVDNVGLGCIALGLMLEAPSVSIALKIGAIWLLTLVSSASLAYIIASSKYKEDPHAH, from the coding sequence ATGCTTGGGGCTTTTCTTGTGGGGCTTGGCGCGGTGTTTATCACCATTGGCACCGTAGGGCTTATCCGTTTTCCTGATTTGTATTCTAGGCTCCACGCCCTTGCCAAGGTAGACAATGTGGGACTTGGGTGCATCGCCCTTGGCCTGATGCTTGAAGCGCCCAGCGTGAGCATTGCCCTTAAGATTGGAGCGATTTGGCTTTTGACGCTGGTTTCTAGTGCTTCACTAGCGTACATTATCGCCAGTTCCAAATACAAAGAAGACCCCCATGCTCATTGA
- a CDS encoding Na(+)/H(+) antiporter subunit B, translating into MLIDILLGFALLSCALRLVFIRDTFNAILLFILFGIILALVWGRLGAFDVALAEAAIGSGISGALLLDALAHLRHNPKDTP; encoded by the coding sequence ATGCTCATTGACATCCTTTTAGGATTTGCCCTGCTTTCATGTGCGTTGCGGTTGGTGTTTATCCGTGATACGTTCAATGCTATTTTGCTTTTTATTTTGTTTGGCATTATTCTTGCCCTTGTTTGGGGGCGTCTGGGGGCCTTTGACGTGGCCTTAGCCGAAGCGGCAATTGGTTCAGGTATCAGCGGGGCATTGCTCCTAGACGCGTTAGCTCACTTGCGCCACAACCCCAAGGACACCCCATGA
- the mbhE gene encoding hydrogen gas-evolving membrane-bound hydrogenase subunit E: protein MRVLAMVFLVVLGGALGLVLWEANTGLHVKPTYVMEALPQSGVSHPVTAVLLNFRAFDTLLEVTVLLIAFLAFLGLAPTARHAIFFRPGGMPKFLVRALAPFFLVGATYLWLIGSVDSGGAFQAAALLAALIIFYRLSGLTQKISPFYVRISAVFGLAFFLLAGTVSLFWGAFFSYRVALAGHVILAVEFFLTLTLGVILGGFFVGNEPSRSKRW, encoded by the coding sequence ATGAGAGTCTTGGCGATGGTTTTTCTGGTTGTGCTAGGGGGTGCTTTGGGATTGGTGCTTTGGGAGGCAAACACTGGCTTACATGTAAAGCCGACATACGTCATGGAAGCGTTACCCCAAAGCGGGGTTTCACACCCCGTTACGGCGGTGCTTTTAAACTTTCGTGCTTTTGACACCTTGCTTGAAGTAACAGTATTGTTGATTGCCTTTTTGGCATTTTTGGGCCTTGCGCCCACGGCTAGGCATGCTATTTTTTTTAGACCCGGAGGGATGCCAAAATTTTTGGTACGTGCCCTTGCTCCTTTTTTTTTAGTAGGGGCAACTTATTTATGGCTGATTGGAAGCGTAGATTCAGGGGGCGCGTTTCAAGCAGCGGCACTACTGGCGGCACTGATTATTTTTTATCGCCTGAGTGGTCTTACGCAAAAAATCTCCCCTTTTTATGTGCGCATTAGTGCTGTCTTTGGGTTGGCTTTTTTTCTTTTGGCAGGCACAGTTTCGCTGTTTTGGGGGGCGTTTTTTTCTTACAGAGTAGCTCTTGCGGGGCATGTTATTTTGGCGGTCGAGTTCTTTTTGACCTTGACACTAGGGGTTATTTTGGGTGGTTTTTTTGTGGGAAATGAACCTAGCAGGAGCAAGCGGTGGTAG
- a CDS encoding NADH-quinone oxidoreductase subunit K produces the protein MVVFAGCGVFLVCLGLAGVLFQEEYIKKILALNLFSSGIFLLLITLGGGGDDPVANAMVLTGIVVALGATALALALVRALHVQENT, from the coding sequence GTGGTAGTGTTCGCGGGGTGCGGGGTGTTTCTTGTGTGCCTTGGGTTAGCAGGAGTGCTTTTTCAAGAAGAGTACATTAAAAAAATTCTCGCTTTAAACCTTTTTTCTAGCGGTATTTTTTTGTTGCTAATCACCCTGGGAGGTGGCGGGGATGACCCTGTGGCAAATGCCATGGTACTTACAGGTATTGTGGTAGCCCTTGGCGCTACGGCACTGGCGTTAGCACTAGTGAGAGCTTTACATGTACAGGAAAACACATGA
- a CDS encoding complex I subunit 5 family protein — MSLVLTPLYFALMVFLWPKRANVVALLGLGVQFGLTLYTAFWTPLPRRITLGDWGAPLGIELWLSPLSLLFCLLSSAVFLGVGLYANTAYKNNHKERSRFFVLAFFLSLGLTLLFVSDDVFNLYVALEIVGLSAIGLSALRPTKEALRASLTYLFTTLVGSGAYLLGVALLYGEYGVLSLDLLSKALISSPTSNIAFGLMAAGLILKTALFPLHFWLPKAHANATSPVSALLSGLVIKGSFFLLYRLWFDGGLGNETLGHGLGILGGVGVLYASVLALLQTKLKRIIAYSTVAQIGYLFLVFGLVKFDDSLVPREGILLLALAHGLAKAGMFLAAGALVYVHKKDDLVTLQGVGSYAPLSVFSFGIAAVSIMGLPPSLGFFGKWLLLLSAFEHREMIVAGVFIAGGVLSAGYMFRPLSVFFAKPTHTLSLQRPPLWLELPALGLSLGALALGFFTSHILDYAHG, encoded by the coding sequence ATGAGCCTTGTACTCACGCCTTTGTACTTTGCTTTGATGGTTTTTTTGTGGCCCAAGCGCGCCAATGTGGTGGCACTTTTGGGATTAGGAGTGCAGTTTGGTCTGACGCTTTACACCGCTTTTTGGACACCGTTACCTAGACGCATTACCCTCGGGGATTGGGGGGCGCCTTTGGGGATAGAGTTGTGGTTAAGTCCCCTTTCACTCCTTTTTTGCTTGCTTTCTAGCGCGGTTTTTTTAGGGGTCGGGCTGTACGCCAATACTGCTTACAAAAACAACCACAAGGAGCGTTCACGGTTTTTTGTTCTTGCTTTTTTTCTTAGCCTTGGGTTGACACTTTTGTTTGTGAGTGATGATGTGTTTAACCTCTATGTAGCCCTTGAGATCGTAGGATTGAGTGCCATTGGGCTTAGTGCTTTGCGTCCCACCAAAGAAGCCCTTCGCGCCTCCTTGACCTACCTTTTTACTACCCTTGTAGGTTCTGGGGCCTATCTTCTTGGCGTAGCCTTGCTATACGGAGAGTACGGCGTGCTCTCCTTGGATCTCCTTAGTAAAGCCCTTATTTCTAGCCCTACTTCCAACATTGCTTTTGGCTTAATGGCCGCAGGATTAATCCTCAAAACCGCTTTATTTCCCTTGCATTTTTGGTTGCCAAAAGCCCACGCCAATGCTACTTCGCCTGTGTCTGCTTTGCTTTCTGGGCTCGTCATTAAAGGTTCTTTTTTCTTACTGTACCGCTTGTGGTTTGATGGCGGGCTTGGCAATGAAACCCTAGGGCATGGACTCGGAATTTTGGGAGGAGTGGGAGTGCTGTACGCTTCGGTGCTTGCCTTGCTTCAAACCAAGCTCAAACGCATTATCGCCTACTCTACGGTAGCGCAGATTGGGTATTTGTTTTTAGTCTTTGGGCTGGTGAAGTTTGATGATTCGCTTGTGCCAAGAGAGGGGATTCTTCTCCTTGCTCTCGCCCATGGTTTAGCCAAAGCGGGAATGTTTTTAGCAGCAGGGGCATTGGTATATGTGCACAAAAAAGATGATTTAGTGACACTTCAGGGGGTGGGCTCTTATGCGCCTTTGAGTGTTTTTAGCTTTGGGATTGCCGCGGTGAGCATCATGGGATTGCCACCAAGTTTAGGGTTTTTTGGGAAGTGGCTTTTGCTTTTAAGTGCTTTTGAACACCGTGAAATGATTGTTGCGGGAGTGTTCATCGCAGGAGGCGTGTTGAGTGCTGGCTATATGTTTCGTCCGCTAAGTGTGTTTTTTGCCAAGCCTACCCACACGCTCTCTTTGCAAAGACCACCGCTTTGGCTAGAGCTTCCCGCCCTTGGGCTCTCTTTGGGGGCGTTGGCGCTTGGATTTTTTACCTCCCACATATTGGATTACGCCCATGGTTAA
- a CDS encoding complex I subunit 5 family protein, which yields MVNTFLPLVLVLVSLGVGVSIFFLKEEAFKTRTTLNLSGAIIKLLLISVMLLGVIEGRHYHFEATLVHGVKFVLRADALALLFGSLSALLWLLTTVYAIGYLENSPNRSRFFGFFSLCVMSSVGIALSGNLFTFFIFYELLTLTTYPLVIHRQSEESIKAGKIYLLYTIGGGVLLLVATVWLYSITGAMDFAYGGYLEAFEQTHALELYILFFLFLGAFGVKAALVGLHGWLPRAMVAPAPVSALLHAVAVVKAGAFGVVRLVYDVYGITLSYALHLLAPLMVLSCATILFGSIIALFQDDLKKRLAYSTVSQVSYILLGVSLFGPLGTIGGLVHLVNQGLMKITLFFCAGNFAETYNIKKVSQMAGLGAKMPLTSFAFTVGALGMIGLPPLAGFVSKWYLGLGAIEAGFGWVLGVLVASSLLNAAYFLPVVYTLWFAKSTESFVPHIAFHPRAETRLLLLVPPLLTAVLVVGLGLFASHDLSALSWVRLITRLEYQ from the coding sequence ATGGTTAACACCTTTTTGCCCCTTGTATTGGTGCTTGTTTCCCTAGGCGTTGGGGTGAGTATTTTTTTCCTCAAAGAAGAAGCATTTAAAACCCGAACTACACTGAACCTCAGTGGCGCGATTATAAAACTTCTCCTTATAAGCGTGATGCTTTTGGGGGTTATTGAGGGGCGTCATTATCATTTTGAGGCGACGTTGGTCCATGGGGTGAAGTTTGTATTGCGAGCTGATGCACTTGCATTGCTTTTTGGTTCGCTTTCGGCCCTGTTGTGGCTTCTTACCACTGTTTATGCTATTGGGTATCTTGAAAATTCGCCCAATCGAAGCCGTTTTTTTGGGTTTTTTAGCCTGTGTGTAATGAGCTCGGTGGGCATTGCTTTGTCGGGCAATCTTTTTACCTTTTTTATTTTTTACGAGCTTTTAACCCTTACAACCTACCCTCTTGTTATCCACCGCCAAAGCGAAGAATCCATCAAGGCGGGGAAAATTTACCTGCTTTATACCATAGGTGGTGGCGTGTTGCTCCTTGTGGCAACGGTGTGGCTTTACAGCATCACAGGTGCGATGGATTTTGCCTATGGGGGCTATCTGGAAGCCTTTGAGCAAACCCACGCCCTAGAATTGTATATCTTGTTTTTTCTCTTTCTGGGGGCGTTTGGGGTTAAAGCGGCTTTGGTGGGGCTTCACGGCTGGCTACCTCGGGCGATGGTTGCCCCTGCCCCCGTTTCGGCTCTTTTACATGCTGTTGCGGTGGTAAAGGCGGGAGCGTTTGGAGTAGTGCGGCTAGTGTATGATGTGTACGGCATTACCCTCTCTTATGCCTTACACTTGCTTGCGCCCCTCATGGTGCTTTCGTGTGCGACGATTCTTTTTGGGAGTATCATTGCTTTATTTCAAGATGATTTAAAAAAACGGTTGGCTTATTCTACAGTTAGCCAAGTCTCGTACATTTTACTGGGTGTTTCGCTCTTTGGGCCTCTTGGCACCATCGGGGGATTGGTGCATCTGGTGAATCAGGGGCTCATGAAAATCACCCTTTTCTTTTGCGCGGGTAATTTTGCTGAGACTTACAATATCAAAAAAGTAAGCCAAATGGCAGGGCTTGGGGCAAAAATGCCCCTTACTTCCTTTGCCTTTACCGTGGGAGCGCTGGGAATGATTGGCTTGCCGCCTTTGGCGGGGTTTGTGAGCAAATGGTACTTGGGGCTTGGGGCCATAGAAGCGGGGTTTGGTTGGGTACTTGGGGTATTGGTGGCTTCATCCTTGCTAAACGCGGCTTACTTTTTGCCTGTTGTCTACACACTTTGGTTTGCGAAATCCACAGAGTCTTTTGTGCCCCACATTGCCTTTCATCCTCGCGCTGAAACGCGCTTGCTTCTTTTAGTGCCGCCGCTCCTGACAGCGGTGTTGGTAGTTGGGCTTGGGTTGTTTGCCAGCCATGATTTAAGTGCGCTTTCATGGGTGCGTCTCATTACAAGATTGGAGTACCAATGA
- a CDS encoding complex I subunit 5 family protein: protein MSTLLLLPILLPLAMALLVALPQTRNLAIKSAFLAPLGGAVVLFTCKPFTTLWLPDVLMGTLLRLDPTAQLFLLLSTGVWFLAGLFALRESYNWGFWFFFLLTLSGNLGLCLAGDGVSFYLLFALMTFGAYPLVIAKHNHEALRAGKVYLVMALLGEGAILVGMMVLFGAVGDHGFDALFMQELPSWGVWFLALGFGVKVGVVGLHSWLPLAHSIAPAPASAVLSGVMLKAGLLGWMRFLPLGWMRLEELGLVLVSLGMVGIFGAVIVGFTQKEAKSVLAYSSVSQMGVVCVAIGVALMIPAAWEGIRTGLMLYILHHGFVKAGLFFAAGIALHHRLGATNAILTFFLGLSLCGAPLASGAVAKGALKAGLGQSGMEFGWVLMAGAVFSTLLVAHFLRLVSSVPHERTSEPNLSLAACAVASALVAGYGFRVLGLENIVPILVGVVVFWGLKKYAFPVIPKGDILALLPKFEFHPSIKTHLSTPLHVNLEPLKQRWLSAEAFLAVLENSITVWVGVACGAIGLMFFF, encoded by the coding sequence ATGAGCACGCTTTTACTTCTGCCCATTCTCCTGCCCTTAGCGATGGCGCTTTTGGTTGCCCTTCCCCAAACCCGAAATTTGGCGATCAAAAGCGCCTTTTTAGCACCCCTTGGGGGCGCTGTGGTACTCTTTACATGTAAGCCTTTTACAACGCTGTGGCTTCCTGATGTGCTTATGGGGACGCTTTTGCGTCTTGACCCCACGGCGCAACTGTTTTTGTTGTTGAGTACAGGAGTGTGGTTTTTGGCAGGGTTGTTTGCCCTCAGAGAAAGCTACAACTGGGGTTTTTGGTTCTTTTTTCTGCTGACCCTTAGTGGCAATCTTGGGCTTTGCCTTGCGGGAGATGGGGTGAGTTTTTACCTGTTGTTTGCGCTCATGACTTTTGGGGCGTATCCTTTGGTGATTGCAAAACATAACCACGAAGCACTACGCGCGGGAAAAGTGTATCTTGTGATGGCACTTTTGGGCGAAGGGGCCATACTCGTGGGGATGATGGTGCTCTTTGGCGCGGTGGGTGACCATGGGTTTGATGCGCTTTTTATGCAAGAGCTTCCCTCTTGGGGCGTGTGGTTTTTGGCCCTTGGATTTGGGGTGAAAGTGGGTGTCGTGGGCTTACATAGTTGGCTTCCTTTGGCGCACTCCATCGCCCCAGCGCCCGCAAGCGCAGTGCTCTCGGGCGTGATGCTCAAGGCGGGGCTTTTGGGCTGGATGCGCTTTTTGCCCTTAGGGTGGATGCGCCTTGAAGAACTTGGATTAGTGCTCGTGAGCCTTGGAATGGTGGGGATTTTTGGGGCCGTGATAGTCGGCTTTACTCAAAAAGAAGCCAAAAGCGTGCTGGCATACTCGAGTGTTTCGCAGATGGGTGTGGTGTGTGTAGCCATAGGCGTGGCATTGATGATACCTGCTGCATGGGAGGGGATTCGCACGGGATTGATGCTCTACATTTTGCACCATGGCTTTGTCAAAGCGGGGCTCTTTTTTGCAGCGGGCATTGCACTGCACCACCGTCTTGGGGCGACGAATGCCATTTTGACCTTTTTTCTTGGACTCTCCCTTTGCGGAGCACCTCTGGCTAGTGGCGCGGTAGCCAAGGGGGCACTTAAAGCAGGACTTGGGCAAAGCGGTATGGAATTTGGCTGGGTTTTAATGGCTGGCGCAGTGTTTAGCACCCTGCTTGTCGCCCATTTTTTGCGCCTTGTGAGCAGCGTGCCTCACGAGCGCACCAGTGAGCCAAATCTCTCTTTAGCCGCATGCGCAGTGGCAAGTGCTTTGGTAGCGGGGTATGGATTTAGGGTGCTTGGGCTAGAAAATATCGTGCCCATTTTGGTGGGCGTGGTGGTGTTTTGGGGGCTTAAAAAGTACGCCTTTCCTGTCATCCCTAAAGGCGATATTCTCGCGCTCTTGCCTAAATTTGAGTTTCATCCTAGCATCAAAACCCATCTTTCAACCCCTTTACATGTAAACCTTGAACCCCTTAAACAACGCTGGCTAAGCGCCGAAGCCTTTTTGGCTGTTTTAGAAAACAGCATCACCGTATGGGTCGGGGTGGCCTGCGGGGCGATTGGACTGATGTTCTTTTTTTAG
- a CDS encoding SDR family oxidoreductase: MTILVTGAAGLIGQSIARVLVAEGYAVLGLDVAPNVAEVLEPLHVRPLHVNLSDIQTTLRAIDEALKEAPLAGLVNNAALMQHHQHLSWQGFEAMLRVNLTAPYALSRHLFPRLKATGGAIVNIASTRAHMSEPLTEGYSASKGGLLSLTHALAASFAPHVRVNTISPGWIAPIDAPHSLDDHAQHWSGRVGVPEDIAQLCAYLLGSKAGFITGAEFVADGGMTRKMLYV, translated from the coding sequence ATGACCATCCTGGTCACTGGTGCCGCGGGGCTTATCGGCCAGAGTATCGCTCGTGTGTTGGTGGCGGAGGGGTATGCGGTTTTAGGGCTGGACGTCGCGCCAAATGTGGCAGAGGTGCTGGAGCCTTTACATGTAAGGCCTTTACATGTAAACCTTTCCGACATCCAAACGACCCTACGCGCCATCGACGAAGCCCTTAAAGAAGCTCCTTTGGCGGGCCTTGTAAACAATGCCGCGCTTATGCAGCACCACCAACACCTCTCATGGCAAGGGTTTGAAGCCATGCTTCGGGTCAATCTCACCGCGCCTTATGCCCTTTCACGGCACCTGTTTCCAAGGCTCAAAGCTACGGGTGGCGCCATCGTCAACATCGCCTCTACCCGCGCCCACATGAGCGAACCCCTCACCGAGGGCTACAGCGCGTCAAAAGGGGGCTTGCTCTCACTCACCCATGCGCTTGCCGCCTCCTTTGCGCCCCACGTGCGGGTCAATACCATAAGCCCAGGTTGGATTGCCCCAATTGATGCGCCTCATAGCCTAGATGACCACGCCCAGCACTGGAGCGGTCGCGTGGGTGTGCCTGAGGACATCGCACAGTTGTGCGCGTATTTGCTTGGGTCAAAAGCAGGGTTCATCACGGGTGCTGAGTTTGTGGCCGATGGAGGCATGACGCGCAAGATGCTGTACGTCTAA
- a CDS encoding DNA-3-methyladenine glycosylase I, with the protein MRCGWVKARDATYEAYHDLEWGKPLHEERALFELFSLETQAAGLSWLTVLKKREAYREAFAGFDLDTVAGFTCKDVERILQMEVIKHPKKIEAILHNAKLFLDIKREYGSLDAFFWSFVNHTPILNDVPDYKTAPTTSPISDALTRELKKRGFKFVGSVTIYAFMQACGMVNDHEMRCDFR; encoded by the coding sequence ATGCGATGTGGATGGGTGAAGGCAAGGGATGCGACGTATGAGGCGTATCATGACCTTGAGTGGGGAAAGCCGTTGCATGAGGAGCGCGCGCTCTTTGAGCTTTTTAGCCTCGAAACCCAAGCGGCGGGTCTTAGTTGGTTGACGGTGCTGAAAAAGCGCGAAGCGTATCGCGAGGCGTTTGCAGGGTTTGATTTGGACACGGTGGCGGGCTTTACATGTAAAGATGTGGAGCGGATTTTGCAAATGGAGGTCATCAAACACCCCAAAAAAATCGAAGCTATCCTCCACAACGCCAAGCTCTTTTTGGACATCAAGCGCGAATACGGCTCGTTGGATGCCTTTTTTTGGAGTTTCGTGAATCACACGCCCATCCTCAACGACGTGCCCGATTATAAAACCGCGCCAACAACGTCACCCATCTCCGACGCACTCACCCGTGAACTGAAAAAGCGCGGCTTCAAATTCGTAGGTTCCGTGACTATCTACGCGTTCATGCAAGCGTGTGGGATGGTGAACGACCATGAAATGCGGTGTGATTTTAGGTAG